The Sulfurimonas lithotrophica genome includes a region encoding these proteins:
- a CDS encoding NAD-dependent epimerase/dehydratase family protein, whose product MKKVETILLVGSEGFLGKNLVRLLIEHNYNIIGLDIQPTNNVKYTHFVQKNIFDLSINDISFLNKLNSYGVIYTGGVSRNGIAATYPIESSQNTVSALVKLLELLNQTTPPTWMMLTSTREVDILLDNKESLFGKQKIYSTLKLTSELIIESYSEYWNIPLKILRLSDIFGIGDHKSKVIQIFLNKAIQNDIIEVNNTNIKLFLTEVTEISSTIFKYVKKIEDDIEINNFEIIQLWDDNYYITLLELAYISLELNPYSQSKILTKDGMTINYSVKNKIKPNHMKVLENMNKLNIINLKKSKLK is encoded by the coding sequence ATGAAAAAAGTTGAAACAATACTCCTCGTAGGCTCTGAAGGCTTTTTAGGGAAAAACCTAGTTAGATTACTAATAGAGCATAATTATAACATTATTGGTTTGGATATCCAGCCTACTAATAATGTTAAATACACTCATTTTGTGCAAAAAAATATATTTGATCTATCTATTAATGATATTTCATTTTTAAACAAATTAAATTCATATGGAGTTATATATACAGGAGGTGTTTCAAGAAATGGAATAGCTGCTACATATCCAATTGAGTCATCACAAAACACTGTAAGTGCTCTTGTTAAGCTACTTGAACTCTTAAATCAGACTACTCCACCTACATGGATGATGCTTACAAGTACAAGAGAAGTAGATATTCTTTTAGACAATAAAGAATCATTATTTGGTAAACAAAAAATCTACTCAACCCTTAAACTTACATCAGAATTAATAATTGAATCATATAGCGAATATTGGAATATCCCATTGAAAATTTTGAGGTTATCTGATATATTTGGTATTGGTGACCATAAATCAAAAGTTATACAAATATTTCTTAATAAAGCTATACAAAATGATATTATTGAAGTCAACAATACAAATATAAAACTGTTTTTAACTGAGGTTACTGAAATATCTTCCACAATATTTAAATATGTAAAGAAAATAGAAGATGACATAGAAATAAACAACTTTGAGATTATACAACTATGGGATGATAATTATTATATAACTTTATTAGAACTTGCATATATAAGCCTTGAATTAAATCCTTATAGCCAATCAAAAATATTAACAAAAGATGGAATGACTATTAACTACAGTGTTAAAAATAAGATAAAACCAAACCATATGAAAGTATTAGAAAATATGAACAAACTGAACATTATAAATTTAAAAAAGTCTAAGCTAAAGTAA
- a CDS encoding SPASM domain-containing protein, translating into MSYSSLIKNIQVPNKPCIHPWFYLWINAAGDATICPQNNIRLGSLNDSSLEDIWNNKKVQDIRSNFLKGQYEKAGCERECPYLRGEYKHATKNIPVEELIFPDINIENLKTNTKPYVNILKAIDSYNLGLPETTNKPVVLDCQNILTCNASCIMCGQPHSSKLKHSIIVKDKIAESSKYLCALRWQGGEVFLDPEFISNISRISEIGNDDLLQIIITNGSLLNLENIHNIINHTGKVKFIVSMDGATKKTVDKIRYKLKYEKILESLRILSEKQQEIGMSDLVLWNYTVMKSNIAEVSSAIRLANSIKININIAAIQGSYPDENFFEFDLINKAEWLNYIDEWKQIIDNLQIKVSGVDGLIERYSLS; encoded by the coding sequence ATGTCATATAGTTCATTAATAAAGAATATACAAGTTCCAAATAAGCCATGTATACACCCTTGGTTTTATTTATGGATTAATGCAGCTGGTGATGCTACTATATGCCCGCAAAATAATATTCGTTTAGGTTCCTTAAATGATAGTTCATTAGAAGATATTTGGAATAATAAAAAGGTGCAAGATATTAGGAGTAATTTTTTAAAAGGTCAGTATGAAAAGGCAGGTTGTGAACGAGAATGCCCTTACTTAAGAGGAGAATATAAACATGCTACTAAAAATATTCCTGTTGAAGAGTTGATATTTCCAGATATAAATATTGAAAATTTAAAAACAAATACTAAGCCTTATGTAAATATTTTAAAAGCAATTGATAGTTATAACTTGGGTTTACCAGAGACAACAAATAAACCTGTTGTTCTAGACTGTCAAAATATACTCACATGTAATGCAAGTTGTATTATGTGTGGACAACCACATTCTAGTAAATTGAAACACTCTATAATTGTAAAAGATAAGATAGCTGAGTCTAGTAAATATCTGTGTGCTTTAAGATGGCAAGGAGGAGAAGTTTTTTTAGATCCTGAGTTTATTTCAAACATTTCACGAATATCAGAGATAGGTAATGATGATTTATTACAGATTATAATAACCAATGGATCGCTTTTGAATTTAGAAAATATTCACAATATAATTAATCACACAGGGAAGGTAAAGTTTATAGTCTCTATGGATGGTGCAACAAAAAAAACTGTTGATAAAATAAGATATAAATTAAAGTATGAAAAAATACTAGAAAGCTTAAGGATTTTATCAGAAAAACAACAAGAAATCGGTATGTCAGATTTGGTGTTGTGGAACTACACGGTGATGAAGTCAAATATCGCTGAAGTAAGTAGTGCAATTAGATTAGCAAATAGCATAAAAATTAATATCAATATTGCTGCAATTCAAGGTAGCTATCCAGATGAAAATTTTTTTGAATTTGATTTAATAAATAAAGCAGAATGGTTGAACTATATAGATGAATGGAAGCAAATAATTGATAATCTACAGATAAAAGTAAGTGGAGTAGATGGTTTAATAGAAAGATATTCTCTTTCATAA
- a CDS encoding B12-binding domain-containing radical SAM protein — protein sequence MNILLMTGIANDPKDTDLADHMPIGLGYIAANIKKLTDYNIDIIDVEHKGYSINDLIEIIRNSSIDIIGISAFISNYLFCIEFTKKIKDCFPNIKIVIGGPLPTSTPELVLDNCQVDVIVKGAGEMAFIDIVNNIKLDSYYYNSNNNVVIGYFPENMDDLPSPDWELMDYKSYHYLPPWSDFPILSSRGCPYKCNYCYKINGDVFKERSIDNLFEELLFVINKLERKTFMMQDDLFFVKPKRVINFCNKIIENKLDIKWSAISRIDLLNEEVAKLLSKAGCKSVGIGIESGSKDMLKAMNKKLSLEKTAKNLAILRKYNIKAMPYVIIGYPGETLETLKETERFLIDNKIYSGMTYAFPFPATELWNIAKERNMLPDLKDYAGRKSFDVSKFQWNFTSIESNILHKYVESMKNRVLSAFIDNYLNDNNHKLDKADNIFIYGVGFLGRGLYDKLKNSKFSDKVEAFIDDDPSRNNKDCMGLRVYSLKEANIKSNDLCIIANSYFPEIMEEKVKNINNNISTITLA from the coding sequence ATGAATATTTTACTAATGACTGGAATAGCGAATGATCCAAAAGATACTGATTTGGCAGATCATATGCCAATCGGTTTAGGATACATAGCGGCAAATATTAAAAAGTTGACAGATTATAATATAGATATAATTGATGTAGAACATAAAGGTTATTCAATAAATGATTTAATTGAAATAATTAGAAATAGTTCTATAGATATTATCGGAATAAGTGCTTTTATTTCAAATTATTTATTTTGTATAGAATTCACTAAAAAAATAAAAGATTGTTTTCCAAATATCAAAATTGTAATTGGTGGGCCTTTACCAACTAGTACACCAGAGCTAGTATTAGATAATTGTCAAGTAGATGTTATTGTTAAAGGTGCTGGTGAAATGGCATTTATTGATATTGTAAATAATATTAAGTTGGATTCATATTATTATAATTCCAATAATAACGTAGTTATTGGATATTTTCCAGAAAATATGGATGATCTTCCATCTCCTGATTGGGAATTGATGGACTATAAATCTTATCACTATTTACCACCATGGTCTGATTTTCCTATTTTATCTAGTAGAGGATGCCCATACAAATGTAATTATTGCTATAAAATAAACGGAGATGTATTTAAAGAAAGATCTATAGATAATTTATTTGAAGAATTATTATTTGTAATCAATAAACTTGAGCGTAAAACCTTTATGATGCAAGATGATTTATTTTTTGTAAAACCTAAAAGAGTTATTAATTTTTGTAATAAAATAATAGAAAACAAATTAGATATTAAGTGGTCTGCAATTAGTAGAATAGATTTGCTAAACGAAGAAGTTGCTAAGTTACTATCCAAAGCAGGCTGTAAATCTGTTGGAATAGGTATTGAATCAGGCAGTAAAGATATGCTAAAAGCAATGAATAAAAAATTATCCCTGGAGAAAACGGCAAAAAATCTTGCAATATTGAGAAAGTATAATATAAAAGCAATGCCTTATGTTATTATTGGTTATCCAGGAGAAACGTTAGAAACATTAAAAGAAACAGAAAGGTTTTTAATAGATAATAAAATTTACTCAGGTATGACATATGCATTTCCATTTCCTGCTACTGAATTATGGAATATTGCTAAAGAAAGAAATATGTTACCGGATTTAAAAGATTATGCTGGCAGAAAGAGTTTTGATGTTTCAAAATTCCAATGGAATTTTACATCGATAGAAAGTAATATTTTACATAAATATGTAGAATCAATGAAAAATCGTGTTTTATCAGCATTTATTGATAATTATTTGAATGATAATAATCATAAATTAGATAAAGCTGATAATATTTTTATTTATGGTGTTGGTTTTCTCGGAAGAGGATTATATGATAAATTGAAAAATAGTAAGTTTTCAGATAAGGTAGAAGCATTTATAGATGATGATCCATCACGTAATAATAAAGATTGTATGGGGCTTAGAGTATATAGTTTAAAAGAAGCAAATATTAAATCAAACGACTTATGTATTATAGCAAATAGCTATTTTCCAGAAATTATGGAAGAAAAAGTTAAAAACATAAATAACAATATAAGTACAATTACTTTAGCTTAG
- a CDS encoding DegT/DnrJ/EryC1/StrS family aminotransferase translates to MINKFKVPYIDLPKQYKFYEDDLKEIFHNTAKSGQFILREEVSKLEKKISEFLNVKYAVGVNSGTDALFLSLIANGIKKGDEVITVSHTFIATISTIVHTGASPVLVDIQDDGNINPSLIKQAITDKTKAIVIVHMNGRVCDMDEILNIINEHNLLLIEDAAQSFGASYKNKFAGNFGICGAFSFHPMKVFGCMGDGGLITTNDEYIYNKLLLLRNHGQKTKSDLVLYGYNSRLDNLQAAFLLYRLDVLENELNKRINVAKTYINKLSKITEIKLPSFDTQNRRDIFSSFVIQAEKRDELQKYLLDKSIEVAVHWNTPNHKQKRLDLDHFTLNKTEEYSKNILSLPIHPFLTIEQIDFVIEKIIEFYEKS, encoded by the coding sequence ATGATTAATAAATTTAAAGTTCCATATATTGATTTACCTAAACAATACAAATTTTATGAAGATGATTTAAAAGAAATTTTTCATAATACAGCTAAATCAGGTCAGTTTATTTTACGAGAAGAAGTTTCTAAATTAGAGAAAAAAATCTCTGAATTTCTCAATGTAAAATATGCTGTTGGTGTAAACAGTGGTACTGATGCACTATTTTTAAGTTTAATAGCAAATGGGATAAAAAAAGGTGACGAAGTTATCACTGTTTCTCATACATTTATTGCAACAATATCTACAATTGTACATACTGGTGCTTCTCCTGTTTTAGTTGATATTCAAGATGATGGGAATATAAATCCTTCATTAATTAAACAAGCAATTACAGACAAAACAAAAGCAATCGTGATTGTACATATGAATGGAAGAGTATGTGACATGGATGAAATTTTAAATATAATTAATGAACATAATTTATTGCTTATTGAAGATGCTGCACAATCTTTTGGTGCATCTTATAAAAATAAATTTGCTGGTAACTTTGGTATATGTGGGGCTTTTAGTTTTCATCCAATGAAAGTATTTGGCTGTATGGGTGATGGAGGTTTAATTACAACAAATGATGAATACATTTATAATAAACTACTTTTACTGAGGAATCATGGTCAAAAAACAAAATCAGACTTAGTATTATATGGTTATAATAGTAGGCTTGATAATCTTCAAGCAGCATTTTTATTATATAGACTAGATGTACTTGAAAATGAATTAAATAAAAGAATAAATGTAGCAAAAACTTATATAAATAAATTATCGAAAATTACAGAAATAAAACTACCATCATTTGATACACAGAATAGACGTGATATATTTTCTAGCTTTGTTATACAAGCAGAAAAAAGAGATGAGTTGCAAAAGTATCTTCTTGATAAAAGTATAGAAGTAGCTGTTCACTGGAATACACCTAATCATAAACAAAAACGTTTAGACTTAGATCATTTTACTCTTAACAAAACAGAAGAATATTCAAAAAATATTTTGTCATTACCTATTCATCCATTTTTGACTATAGAACAAATAGATTTTGTAATAGAAAAGATTATAGAGTTCTATGAAAAAAGTTGA
- a CDS encoding radical SAM protein, which translates to MQDKYNIDSHKLSLHPVRVAKWYEAKDDWEKLKKIYPIYVEISPYGGCNHRCTFCALDYMGYENIGLDFDVLKNTISNMAKNGVKSIMFAGEGEPLLFKNLDLIVEHSSKVGIDTSLTTNFVPLNKKNIQRCIENCSWIKVSLNAGTAQSYADIHQTKEEDFDRVLSNLKYALEYRKENNLKCTVGVQMLLLPENKDEVKNLAEICREIGVDYLVVKPYSQHLSSKTTKYKDIDYSQMLHIEDELNSISDDNFNIVFRANTMKKYVQKKQSYDKCHSTPFFWGYIAADGKVFGCSAYLGKDEFCYGNIYDNSFEEIWESEKRKKSYEYVQNELDIKNCRVNCRMDEVNRYLYRLKKPQEHDNFI; encoded by the coding sequence ATGCAAGATAAATACAATATAGATTCCCATAAGCTTAGTCTACATCCAGTAAGAGTTGCTAAGTGGTATGAAGCTAAAGATGATTGGGAAAAACTAAAAAAAATCTATCCCATATATGTAGAAATTTCTCCATATGGAGGATGTAACCATAGATGTACTTTTTGTGCGCTTGATTATATGGGCTATGAAAATATAGGTTTAGATTTTGATGTCCTTAAAAATACAATTTCAAATATGGCAAAAAACGGTGTAAAAAGTATAATGTTCGCAGGGGAAGGTGAACCTTTACTTTTTAAAAATTTAGATCTTATTGTAGAACATTCTTCCAAAGTAGGAATAGATACATCACTAACTACCAACTTTGTACCACTCAATAAAAAAAACATACAAAGGTGTATTGAGAACTGTTCATGGATCAAAGTAAGTTTAAATGCGGGAACCGCACAAAGTTATGCTGATATCCATCAAACAAAAGAAGAGGATTTTGATAGAGTCTTAAGTAATCTAAAATATGCCCTTGAATATAGAAAAGAAAACAACTTGAAATGTACGGTTGGTGTACAAATGCTGTTACTTCCGGAAAACAAAGATGAGGTTAAGAACCTAGCTGAGATTTGTAGAGAAATAGGTGTTGATTATTTAGTAGTAAAACCGTATTCACAACATCTATCTAGCAAAACAACTAAGTATAAAGATATAGATTATTCTCAAATGCTTCATATCGAAGATGAGCTAAATAGTATTTCAGATGATAATTTTAATATTGTATTTCGTGCAAATACTATGAAAAAATATGTACAAAAGAAACAATCTTATGACAAATGTCATTCTACACCATTTTTTTGGGGATATATTGCGGCAGACGGTAAAGTATTCGGTTGTAGTGCATATCTCGGTAAAGATGAGTTCTGTTACGGAAATATTTATGATAACAGTTTTGAAGAGATTTGGGAGAGTGAAAAAAGAAAAAAATCTTATGAGTATGTACAAAATGAACTGGATATAAAAAACTGCAGAGTAAATTGTAGAATGGACGAAGTAAACAGATATCTTTATAGACTCAAAAAGCCTCAAGAACATGATAATTTTATTTAA
- a CDS encoding SDR family oxidoreductase, with protein MKAVVTGGAGFIGSHMVDLLVSKDYEVIVIDNLANGRLDNIEHHKGKVKFVQADIGDYDISLDEYFSDVDYVFHYAALADIVPSINNPVKYHKANVDGTINVLEAAKKSKNLKKFVYAASSSCYGIPDIYPTPETSPIAPEYPYAHTKTVGEQYVMHWGQLYNMPVVSMRFFNVYGIRHRTSGTYGAVFGVFLAQLLNNKPLTIVGDGEQTRDFTYVTDVVDACYIAAQSNVTNEIFNVGSDNTYSINYLVELLGGEKKFIPKRPGEPDCTYADITKIKKVLGWTPKVSFEDGVKIMLENIEQWREAPVWDEDSIKDATKEWFECLS; from the coding sequence ATGAAAGCAGTTGTAACAGGTGGAGCAGGCTTTATAGGTTCACATATGGTTGACTTGTTGGTCTCTAAAGATTATGAAGTTATAGTTATAGATAATCTCGCTAACGGAAGATTGGATAATATTGAGCATCATAAGGGAAAAGTCAAGTTTGTTCAAGCTGATATAGGTGATTATGACATCTCTTTAGATGAGTATTTTTCTGATGTTGACTATGTCTTTCATTATGCTGCTCTTGCTGATATCGTGCCATCTATAAACAACCCTGTAAAATATCACAAAGCAAATGTAGATGGAACTATAAACGTTTTAGAAGCTGCAAAAAAATCTAAAAATCTAAAGAAGTTTGTATATGCAGCATCTAGTTCTTGTTATGGTATCCCTGATATTTATCCTACCCCCGAGACAAGCCCGATAGCTCCTGAATATCCTTATGCTCATACAAAAACAGTAGGTGAGCAGTATGTTATGCATTGGGGGCAGCTTTACAATATGCCGGTAGTGTCAATGAGGTTTTTTAATGTATATGGTATTAGACATCGTACAAGCGGTACGTACGGTGCAGTATTTGGAGTATTTTTAGCTCAACTTTTAAACAACAAACCACTTACAATTGTTGGTGATGGCGAACAGACAAGGGATTTCACTTATGTTACAGATGTAGTAGATGCTTGTTATATTGCAGCACAGAGTAATGTAACTAATGAGATATTTAACGTTGGAAGCGATAACACTTATAGTATTAATTATTTGGTAGAACTACTTGGTGGTGAGAAAAAGTTCATACCAAAAAGACCTGGTGAACCGGATTGTACATATGCAGATATTACAAAGATTAAAAAGGTTCTCGGCTGGACTCCAAAGGTCAGTTTTGAAGACGGTGTAAAAATTATGCTTGAAAATATTGAACAGTGGCGTGAAGCACCGGTATGGGATGAAGATTCTATCAAAGATGCAACTAAAGAGTGGTTTGAATGTTTAAGTTAA